The genomic window gttgtgtaagaaaatcattttcaaattgGATTTTTCCAACAATCTCAAACTCAAACTACATCATCTTTACAAAAACTTCTTTGGCATACTAGGAAATTAAGCCAAAGGTAATATCATCTACATAAATTTGAGCtactataataacacatttataatttatgaataagATTTTGTCGACATTGTCTCTCATGCACACTTTCTTGAGCAGAAACTGTAGAGGGTTCTTTTAATAGAGAGGATAAATATTGCAAACAAGTGAATGGGATTTACCAGAACAAGGTGGAGAGGAAAACTACAGCAAATCCAGTAACACTAAGCGCAGCAGCAAGTGGTGGTCGGTAAGGTGGAGAAAGGGAAATATGATTGACGATCAAGCTTAATTAAGAagtaaattgagagaattttagaGAGAATCCTTTGAGAGTTCAACATGTTGAAAATGCCAAAAGTGACAAAAGACCTTTAACCTTTTGTGAAAGACTCCTATTAATAGTGTTTCAAGAATAAGAGTTACAAAATTGGTAATTAATATGAATAAtgtaattaattttcaattaaaattgcATTAATGATTAGGAATGGATAATGAAAGGTTTTGTTGATAATGGTAAATAGTGAATAAGAATTTACTTGTttctaaaagaaaggaaaaacactCAGTGTTACAAGAAATGGTTAAGAGGAAAACTCTTAACTACCTCCATATCTAATCCACCAAGCCAAGCTCTCCGGAACATCCCAAAAGTGAAGATAACCCAAGAACCTTGCCATATCTCGGGGTTACTTCCACTTTTTCTACTTTAGTGAAGCGGTACCACGTGAAGCATCTTTCGTGAAACATCTCTTGAATTGCAAGACGATGGTTGTTCTTGGATGAGTTGTTCATGGATAATGATTATTTTGACTTGTTCCAAACCTCAAGTATTCTCGACATAATTGTTCACAATGTAGAGATTGTACTGAATAAGAGTTGTTTTGTGgtgatgcttttattagtaaagCTTGTTTTGAATTATTGCTCTTCTGGGAAAAAAAACATCATTGTTTTAAATACAAGTTGTTCCAAACAATGGTTGTTCTAAACATAGTTATTCTTGAAACATCATTATTCTAAACAAGTGTTGTTCCGAACTTCAATTGTTCTCAACAAGAGTTGTTCTCAAATAACAACACTGAATGACGGTTGTTCTAACTAAGCCATGTTTTGAGCATAGCTATTTTGGACATAACTATTCTCAAACAACAGTTGTTGCTTCGGAAGAGATACTCTTGGTAGCACAATTTcctaaaatataatattctttaTATCAAGGAAGAGATAAAATGTTAGTAGTTAAAATTGAGTATCTACAGTAAGTATATAAACATGATTAGGATGCTTGGGGTCTTCAAGTCCTTTGGGTTGTTCCCTATACACCTCTTCATTGATAAAGTCATTCAAAAATACACTTTTTACACCCAACTAGGATAGCTTGACATCCAAGTAAGTTGCAACTACTAGTAGGGGTATGAAAACATTTGAAGAAACTTAGATTGGTGGGTGATCGGTGGTTCATTCTATTAAAAGTTTGGTGGAGAAACAATAGAAAGTCAAAGTGGTGCATGTCTATCGGGAAAGGAATAGAGTAGTCGATGCAATGGCCAATTCTGCGATTGGTCTACCGTTGGGCGTCCATGCTAATGTCGATCCCTCGTTACTAGTTCAACATGTGTTGCTTGAGGATGCTCAAAGCAGGGCAGTTCCAAGATCAACTTTGATgtaatcatgattttacttatTTGGTAATCAAATATTAACACATTATCGAGTATATTACCTTctttatttgattcatttgattTAAATGTAAGATTTTGTTATGTAATTAACGGTGCATTTTATTAAATTGTCGTTATTCTTCTAttggttttgttttcttctttttttttttttttttggtaacatGTACAAGGAATGAAGTTGAAACAACACCATGTAAATTAGACTTATATATGGTAGATGAATGTTGTTTTTAGTGAATTATAACCTCGTGCATGATTGTAAATATGTTGAAATCAAAACTAGATTTCACCGGCAGTAACATTGGAATATTTGATTAGgagatttatttcattttaactAAATCCCATCTAGCGGTTAAATTATCATAAATGATTGAAATAGAAGGCAAAAAAGGGCTTCAGAATAAGCTGTAATGACCCAAAACTAATCAACATTATCTCAGCAGTATTTAAATTACTAAATCTTAGAAATATAAAATGATCAACTCTTAAGTAATCTTTAGAACTCAAACAAAAGAATGACAGTATGAAATCAATGGGAAAGACTGAAAATGGAAGGCTGGAGTTTTCTTTATAAAAAGAAACTGATCTTAAGTGAATCAACCACCAAACCAATCATTTGAACAATATTGTCTAATACATGTGCTGATTTTAAATTTACAGTTGACGTTATATCCAGATGGTCAGATTTGgtttcagaaaaataaaatacaatgggtATTAAATGTAACCATTAAGGTTTAGACCCAATAGTATTCCTATTTATTGTTTTCCCTTAACTTATTACTGCATGCTGCCTACCACCCTAACACTCTCCATATATTTTATGCTCTACACTCAAAATACAAAATGAAAAGAtgatcatataaaaatataattatgtcaACATTTAGGGTATATATAATGAATTATAACGTATCAAATCTTATAAATATATAGAACTTTAATAACAACAGAAAATAGCATGAAAAACCACATCTATATGTATGGACTCATaacaataaagaaattgaaatgcAGGATTCCCCAGAAACAGAATGCCTTAAATGATCACTGTTGTCACTGATTTTCAGTATTTGATGAGTACGGTTATTATTGGTGGAGCTTAGAATGAAGGGAAGAACCTATTAAGATTAGCAGGCAAAGAATAGAACTCTTCACTCCTTGTATCCGTATTGAAATTCCTGAACTTTTCCCACCAATGCCTTCCACTATCTCTCCGAACTGAGCTATGCCCGTAGCTGTGGGTGCAATCCAAGAAGAAAGCAACTATAAATCCCACTGTTGCCGGGGATGAGAATATTACTTGCATTACATTGTTGAACTGCAAATAAGCCATAACGAATATCAGCATGTTTAAAACAACCAATGAATAATAAATCTGTTGTTGGGATAGCACATGCATGCAAAACTAACACACTAACCCATGTAGAACGAGTGTGAACAGGGCCATGACCGGATACTAGTAGATATTGGTTGAAATATTGAGGTACGGAGAGGCCCATGAAGACAGAAAATCCAACAATAAACTTGGTCCTGAAGCTGTTCAGGTTGCAAAACTGAAGGAGACCCAGCCCTGCTGAAGCTGCTCAATCATGGTATTTTCAACAATTAAGCCAACTTGCATTAGATTTGGTGGCATATCACATAATTGATGCATATTGAACAGACcctttattacttttatttttctgaTTAAGTTTTAAGTACTCAATGTGACATGAGTACTTGAACATGAGCACTTAAACTCAGTTGTGTTTGCCAAGAAATATGAAAGGTATACACATACCAACATAAGCAAAGAGGACGCAGTACAGAGCAGCCATAATTGGCAATGGTATTGAAGCCAGAACAGCCCCGAATTTTCCTGTCCATACTCAAATTATGACAATATCAGATCAATCTCTCAGAAATAAGAACCCAAAGACACTAATAAAGTCCTGTTTCGGCTATTGTTTAAGCATTTGCATAAGCTCTTGTGAGTATTATCTTAAATAGAATGAGAACCAACAATAGATTTGGTGCCAACAAGATGGTAGAATATAGAAGATGGATTACCCTACCTAATACAGAAAAGAAAAGCATAAATAAGGCCGAGATTTGAATGACTGTCCGACTCCCAACTCTTGTTAATCCCAAAAGACCTGCATTTTCACTAAATTACAGCAAAATAGCATTAGGTAATAGATGACTactggtttctttttttttttctttttcgtgcTTGCATCAACCATTAATTATTCAAACTAAGAAAACGTCAATTTATTGATATATATAGATATCAGAAATTTTGGGTAAGTTGATGTTAATTACACTGAAGCAGTGGAGCCACTTCCTGTACCAAATAAACCATCTAGCAAAAGGCCTACTCCCTGGGATCACAAAAAATGAATAACTGGTTAGAACCTGAACTAGTAAAATGAAAAAATCTTAGGAAATGCAGAACAAGAGATAAAGATTCATTTTTGTATTTACCAGCCAGCCAACACCACGGCTAAGCACAGAAGGTGGCATAGGAGTGGCACTCGCATATCTTGATGCTGTAATAAACGTACCTGTAGACTGCCAAAAAGAAGGACATATATACAGAGATGATTCATGAGATTATGCAATGTTTAATTTTCATGCGTTCTGGAACAAAGTTGACAAAATTTAGAATGATAATATAGGTCTCGAAGGAAGAAAATATGTCTCAAGAATATCCATAaaggaaaatttgaaattagttATAATTGGAACACTTATGGTCTAGctgatttatttatatattttcaaaattcgGAGTATATATCAGTACTAACGTCCCACAACACACCTCAATGATGGCAACAAATGACGCAGCTATGACTGCAACAGCATCTCCAGCGTTAAAACGTGGTCTTCCCCATTGAAATGGATACGGAAACCTTATCCTGTATGTGCAGCAAACCAAAGATTTAGCTAACCTCTAATCGGACTCAACAGTACCCTGAGGCATGGAGGCGAAATGGCAAGTTTCATATATTAGTAATTGAGGGTAAACGATAGAAAAAGCCTCCTACCGTCATATATTATACATGCTAATTggatatacataaatatatatatatctgccCTGCATATAAGATTGCCACTATTAAGATTCAATTTGTGAGTGTGTGGTACTTTTGATCTCTAAATACTATAATAAGCCGGTGTACATGACAGGAAATTGGAGAATACAAATTTGTAAATTACAATATTTTAACATGATCATACAACTGAGAGAAGGGTATGGAAAGTTTGTGCAAccaatatgtcacaactcaaccTATACATATGACCTTACCAAGGTGCAGCACTGATGAGCCCAGAACGATCAGTACGGCAGCTGAACTGAGTTTGAGGAGCTCTGTTATCATAAGCACCAGCTGCTGTCAAAATTTCTGCAAAAGCCCATATAATCGCAACGGAAAAAAGGATTGCAAAACGTTCAAATATTCCTCTCCTGGATTTCAGGAAATGTGGAACATACTGCAAAGGCATTAGTCATAAACCACATCAATTGGAAACTCAAAAAATTAAGTCATCACTAGTTGCAAATTAGTGAGAAGAGAAACAAAGATTATGGTAATGATCATGGCACAAGCAAAGGTGAAATCTAGCCCATCACATAATACCGCACAGATATTAGCAAGTAAGAGAAATACACATCTTGTACGTCTACTATTTTCCCAAAGGAACGTGAATGATACAAATATATAACACAGCAGTTCCATTTTACATGCCCACGGTAATGGCAAATTAAAGAATGTTCTTTGTAACCAAAGGGTTAAGAATGCAGATCACCTGAGATAAGAAAACAACTGCTACCAGTGCCGGGAGTCCGATTTCGATGCATCTGGCCAACTATATGCAACAGGAGAGAAAACAAAAGGGTCACTCTGACAAAAGGAGGGAAACAATTTACAGACACTAATGTAACTTAACAGATGGAATCACCAAACAGACTAAAACTGATAATGTCTTCAAAATTCTAGTAGTTAGTTCGGATTACCACTTATGAAAAATAatacttgaaaaagaaagaactTAAATAAACATGGTTGTTTTACTTCTGAACAAAAGCAAACTCCCACAAAGAAACTCTGATGTTTCTCAATCAGTAACGAGGCTGAAAACATGTCCTAGTATCTGCTTGGACACAGCTATCTCTTGAGAGCAATGACAAAATGAAGAATATGGTGCTCTTACTTGTGGAAAACCTTGTGCATAGAGCCCGAGTCCGGTGAGAATCACCAAAGGAATAGCTGCAAGAGGGCTGAAAAACCTAAATCACAACATATAAAAAAAGTCAATGGAACTGCAAAAACAAATCCCAAAATTCAATTATGCATTCTGCAGCATCCTACCTCGAAATAATTCTCCAGAAACCAAAGAACCCAATAACCATAGTGAAGAATGATGCAACAATGAGAGATCCTTGTACATCTCTCATGGATGCTTTAAACCTCTGAAAAGATCAAACACTTCCATAAGCATGCATACTAGAGAGGCATTAGTAATTATTAACTGTATTTAGAAGGAAAGAAAGTAGA from Gossypium hirsutum isolate 1008001.06 chromosome D12, Gossypium_hirsutum_v2.1, whole genome shotgun sequence includes these protein-coding regions:
- the LOC121224624 gene encoding nucleobase-ascorbate transporter 4, with the translated sequence MAAGGGKSDDFQPFPVKDQLPGVDFCLSSTPSWPEAVLLGFQHYLVMLGTTVIISSIIVPLMGGGNVEKADVINTVLFVAGINTLLQTLFGSRLPVVIGGSYAFIIPTISIALSRRYSIFVDPHRRFKASMRDVQGSLIVASFFTMVIGFFGFWRIISRFFSPLAAIPLVILTGLGLYAQGFPQLARCIEIGLPALVAVVFLSQYVPHFLKSRRGIFERFAILFSVAIIWAFAEILTAAGAYDNRAPQTQFSCRTDRSGLISAAPWIRFPYPFQWGRPRFNAGDAVAVIAASFVAIIESTGTFITASRYASATPMPPSVLSRGVGWLGVGLLLDGLFGTGSGSTASVENAGLLGLTRVGSRTVIQISALFMLFFSVLGKFGAVLASIPLPIMAALYCVLFAYVASAGLGLLQFCNLNSFRTKFIVGFSVFMGLSVPQYFNQYLLVSGHGPVHTRSTWFNNVMQVIFSSPATVGFIVAFFLDCTHSYGHSSVRRDSGRHWWEKFRNFNTDTRSEEFYSLPANLNRFFPSF